In a genomic window of Bradyrhizobium ontarionense:
- a CDS encoding phosphotransferase family protein, whose translation MIETELSRCVQAFMPGASGVSGAAKLSGGASQETWRFDIVHPDGDVGAILRRSPKGYGAAPGRAAGLDNEAVLMRLAYAAGVPSPEVLHVLTPADDLGTGFIMRRVEGETIARKILRDADYAEARPRLARQLGGIAGRIHGIARDALPDLRKMTSTKEIAEIAREYHSFDWPRPVFDLALRWLSQNDPGPSAEVTLVHGDFRNGNLIIGPDGVRAVLDWELAHLGDPMEDLGWICVNSWRFGEIDRPVGGFGAREELFAGYEAAGREVDPDRVMFWEVMGTLRWGVMCCGMMQRFRAGPDHSMERAMIGRRASETEIDLLRLLAPRGA comes from the coding sequence ATGATCGAGACCGAACTGTCCCGCTGCGTTCAGGCGTTCATGCCGGGGGCGAGCGGCGTGAGCGGCGCCGCCAAGCTTTCCGGCGGCGCCAGCCAGGAGACATGGCGCTTCGACATCGTCCATCCCGATGGCGATGTCGGCGCGATTCTGCGCCGCTCGCCGAAGGGCTACGGCGCCGCGCCGGGCCGTGCCGCCGGGCTCGACAACGAAGCGGTGCTGATGCGGCTCGCTTATGCGGCCGGCGTGCCGTCGCCCGAGGTGCTGCACGTGCTGACGCCCGCCGATGATCTCGGTACCGGCTTCATCATGCGCCGCGTCGAGGGCGAGACCATCGCGCGCAAGATTTTGCGCGATGCTGACTATGCTGAAGCGCGGCCACGTCTCGCGCGCCAGCTCGGCGGCATCGCCGGGCGCATTCACGGCATCGCGCGGGATGCGCTGCCGGACCTGCGCAAGATGACCTCGACGAAGGAGATCGCCGAAATCGCGCGCGAATATCACAGCTTCGATTGGCCGCGGCCGGTGTTCGATCTGGCGCTGCGCTGGCTGTCGCAAAATGACCCCGGTCCTTCGGCCGAGGTGACTCTCGTGCACGGCGACTTCCGCAACGGCAATCTGATCATTGGTCCCGACGGCGTGCGCGCCGTGCTCGACTGGGAGCTCGCCCATCTCGGCGATCCCATGGAGGATCTCGGCTGGATCTGCGTCAACTCCTGGCGCTTTGGCGAGATCGACAGACCGGTCGGCGGCTTCGGCGCGCGCGAGGAGCTGTTCGCAGGCTACGAAGCGGCGGGGCGCGAGGTCGATCCCGACAGGGTGATGTTCTGGGAGGTCATGGGCACCTTGCGCTGGGGCGTGATGTGCTGCGGCATGATGCAGCGTTTTCGTGCCGGTCCCGATCATTCGATGGAGCGCGCGATGATCGGCCGCCGGGCCTCGGAAACCGAAATCGATCTGTTGCGGCTGCTTGCGCCGAGAGGAGCCTGA